TATCGAAAGCTTTAACTATGAGCACGACATACGCGCGGGGCTAGAGGTGATAGAGCAAAATTTGCAAAAAGAGGCGCAAATCAGCACTATTTACGGCATAAGAAACGAAGTGTCGTTTGATAAAAAGATCATGGCTCGCATACTAGGTGCGAAGGATCCAGCGGACGAATTTGGCAAATTTGTAACCGGTATCCAAAATTTGAATGCGTATTTTGCAAATCAGATGTTTTATCGCAGGAACGATAGCGGCGAGATCAGCGGAGATTACGTCCTGTCGCAAGACGTCGTTACCGTGCTGCCGTATGAACCTAGCGTGGAGTATAAAAATTTGCAAATGCTAGGCGATGAGAAAGTCGCGCGGTGGAAGATCGCGATATTTGGCGGAGAGGGCGACGATGAGGAAAAATACGAAATCCTAGCGACGCTGAAATATGAAAGTTTCATCCAAAATTTGCCAAAAGATAAATACAAATTTATCGATGCGAAAAATATCGTCGTAAGCGCGTTTAGCAAGGCAGAATTTGACGAGCTAATCGCAAAATGCGGCGAAGATGGGCTAGCGGACTAAGCGGCTTTTTGCTGGCAGATATCCGACTCCTCGCTTTTAAAAGAGGTACAGTGCAGGGCAAATTTAAGCCGGCCGCTCGATTTAAATTTGCCGATTTCATTTAAAAACGCTCGATACATCGACTGTTAAAGCAAAAGATAAAACATGGCAGTTTTGGGCTAGGCTAATTTATTTTATTCGCAAGCAAGTCCGGTAAAATCAGCTACGGGTTTTGATTTTATACAGTCGTTTCAAATTTGCTCCCCATATTTTGCTTCGCCGACCTTGTCCGTTTTCACCCAAGCCGCGATATAGATGAAAAACGAAGCCACGAGCAAAAAGAAACCAAATACCGCCAAAACACCGCTCGCCCACAGTAGCTCGCCCGCAAAAAACGTGCAAACGTAGATGCGAAAAAGCCCGTTTCTAGTTAGCCTCGCAAGCTCGAAAAAGACCCTCCCCCACACGAACGCGACGTAGCCTAGTAGCAGTAGCGCGATGACGGCGACTAGCTTAGCTAGCGGATGAGCCGCGTCCGCCATATAGGACGCCAGCGTCGCCGTGACGTGAGCGACGAACATCACGATCATCGCCTTGCCGTAGTTTATGTGCAGATCCTCGCTGTGAGCGAGCTTGGCGACTCCGCCTAGCGCCGCGTAGGTTAGCAGTGCGGCTGCTATGACGGCGAGATTGTCCGCGATCTGCAGCGCCAGTCCCGAGTAACTAGCGATAAAGTACGCGTAGATCTTGATCACGGCCGGTACGATGCCCGATGCGATACCCAGCATCCTAGCCCGCTCAAACGCCGCGCTCTCTTTTAACGCAGCCTTCGTCTCCTCGCTTCTGACGTTTTTCGTCGAGCGCTTTTCGCCCTCGTCTGCGATCACAAATACATCTCTCGCAAACGCCCCATCAGGCCGAAACGCCGCTCGCTCGCCGCCGCTAGGTCGCCCCGAGCGCACGTCCTCGAAGCTAAATTTATAGTATTTGCCGTCATCGCCGATTATCGTCGTTTCGTTGATCGCTACGCCCTTCACCAACTCTCCTTTTTGCATTTTTGCCGCCCTGTTTTAGATTAGCCCGCTTGTTTGCGTTTTTAGGGTGCGGGTTATGCCGCCTGTCAAATTTGACGCCAAAGTCCCTAGTCCAGCCAAATTTTACGGTTTAGCCGCAGCTCCTCGACGATACGAAGGAAGCCTCCGATCTCGTCTTTGTAAAATCTATTTGCCCCTTTGCCCACGAGCGGACGGCGCAGATCGGGCTCGAAGTTATCGCGTCCCGTGCGGATCGCCATGCAGATTTTATCGCCGACTAGCACGATATTTATAGGGCGGTGAAATCTCGTTTTTAGCAGTTTTAGATTTTCCATCAGACTAGGCGTGAGCGCATATCTAGCCTCGATCTGATCAGTCGTATAGACGCGAAATAGCCGCTCAAACTCAGCGTCGTCCATCCTCGCACGCTTGCCGCCGTAGTCCTTAAAATCATCCATCCCGCTGCAAATTTGAGTGACGCCCTTTAGCCGTTTAGGAAAATCGGCGACGAACAAAATCCCCGCAAAAAGCACTCTATGCGTCTTGTTTCCGTGTAGATCCTCTTTGATGCTTATCGCCTCTACGTCGCTAAATTTGACCCGCACTCCCTCTATCTGCCCGAAAATCAGGTCGTTGCCCGAGTATTTGTCGATGTCAAAATCATAAATCATATAAAGATAATCGCTCTCTACGCACTCGCCCGGATAATACGCCAGACCGCAGCTCTCCACGATGCTCCTCACGACTTTTCGCTTAAATTTAAAGGTAAAGCTACCCGTGAAAATACTCTCGAAAAAATAGTACATCGCAGCCCCGCAGACCACAAACGCGACCGCGCTAAGGACGGCGTTTTGCGCGGCTAAATAAAGTAGCCAAGCTAGCGCGGCGGCGACAAAGACGCAGGTGAGCTTTAGCCTAAAAAGCGAACGCAAAACCTTTTGCCGCTCAAGCTCTAGCAAGGCCAGATCGTCCATTTTTGCTCCTGTTTTTAATCTAACGCCTTTTGCAAATTTGGCTATTTTGCGGGCTTTAGCCTTTAAATTTGCGTTTTAAACCGCTTAAATTTAAGCTCTTTTCTGTGGGCGGCGACGCTCAAATTTGGATCAAATTTGGCTCAAATTTACCGCCCGCGCCGCTTTTGTGCTCAAATTTAACGAGCCGACGAAGCCCGCTCGTGTTTTCAAGGACGCAGTTAAAGCGCTCAAATTTAACGTCAAATTTGACGAAACGAGCGCAAATTTAGCGGTTAAAAAGCTCGTGCACGTCGTGCGGGTCGTCTTGACCTTTCGGCACCTCGAAAAATGCCGCCTTGTGAAACCTCGCCCAGCTAGCGACGATGTTTGACGGAAACATCTCCACGGCGTTGTTATAATCAGTCACTGCGGCGTTGTAGGCGCGGCGCGCGGCGGAGATCTGCTCCTCAACATCGTTTAGCGTCTTTTGCAGGTGCATGACGTTTTCGTTGGCTTTGAGCTCGGGGTAGTTCTCGACGACGACGTTGAGCTTTGAGATGAGGTTTGACAGCTCGCCGTTTAGCGCAAATCTCTGCTCGTCGCCCGCGGCCTTTTGAATACCGCTTCTAAGCGCGGAGATGTTTTCTAGCAGCTCGCGCTCGTGCGTGATGTACTGCTTGACGGTGGCGACGAGGTTTGGGATGAGGTCAAAGCGCTTTTTTAGCTGCGTATCGACGCCGGATCTGATGTTTGAGACTTGGTTGCGCTTGCCCACCAGCGAGTTGTAGACTGAGATGACTATGAGCGCGAGGACGGCAATGATGCCTAAAACGATGTACATTTTTGCTCCTTTTTTGGGTGCAATTATAGCCAAACGGGGCTAAAATTCGTAAATTTAGGCTTGATTTTGGGCTTTTGGACGGCTGTTTGGGGCTGCTCTTGTGCGGGGTTTTTGATTGTTTGCGCGGTTTGTTTGCACTAGCTCGGCTTGACGGCGGATGCTTTTG
This is a stretch of genomic DNA from Campylobacter showae CSUNSWCD. It encodes these proteins:
- a CDS encoding DUF4299 family protein, which produces MSITFFVKNKKKFLVGLAPVMSVEEALRLVPNLSQFNADEDDEEFDADSFYGAKLDEFDCLVAGTDGLSGRGFEIGYEDGAYNVRIGTPSTRTDWKIALEYLKNLAIKMDGEIVSEDGEKFSAQNIESFNYEHDIRAGLEVIEQNLQKEAQISTIYGIRNEVSFDKKIMARILGAKDPADEFGKFVTGIQNLNAYFANQMFYRRNDSGEISGDYVLSQDVVTVLPYEPSVEYKNLQMLGDEKVARWKIAIFGGEGDDEEKYEILATLKYESFIQNLPKDKYKFIDAKNIVVSAFSKAEFDELIAKCGEDGLAD
- a CDS encoding LemA family protein, encoding MYIVLGIIAVLALIVISVYNSLVGKRNQVSNIRSGVDTQLKKRFDLIPNLVATVKQYITHERELLENISALRSGIQKAAGDEQRFALNGELSNLISKLNVVVENYPELKANENVMHLQKTLNDVEEQISAARRAYNAAVTDYNNAVEMFPSNIVASWARFHKAAFFEVPKGQDDPHDVHELFNR
- a CDS encoding DUF3137 domain-containing protein; protein product: MDDLALLELERQKVLRSLFRLKLTCVFVAAALAWLLYLAAQNAVLSAVAFVVCGAAMYYFFESIFTGSFTFKFKRKVVRSIVESCGLAYYPGECVESDYLYMIYDFDIDKYSGNDLIFGQIEGVRVKFSDVEAISIKEDLHGNKTHRVLFAGILFVADFPKRLKGVTQICSGMDDFKDYGGKRARMDDAEFERLFRVYTTDQIEARYALTPSLMENLKLLKTRFHRPINIVLVGDKICMAIRTGRDNFEPDLRRPLVGKGANRFYKDEIGGFLRIVEELRLNRKIWLD